Proteins from one Salmo salar chromosome ssa29, Ssal_v3.1, whole genome shotgun sequence genomic window:
- the LOC106590227 gene encoding annexin A13: MSATTSGKYEDISTIYLSDLNTAGQISVKMGNCQPTIMPCEDFDVAADIKALRKACKGLGTDEQVIIDVLTNRCAAQRMEIKQAYFDKYGNELVDVLKSELGGNFENAVVAMLDPPVVYAVKELRRAMKGAGTDEDTLVEILCTATNADIHMLKECYFQVHERDLESDIEGDTSGDVRNLLTALLQGTRDESYDVDEGLAEADATALFEAGEGCFGTDESTFNFILAKRNYLQLQATFKVYEQLSGTEILDAIDNEVSGTLKGCYITLVRVAKNPQLYFARRLNEAMKGAGTDEDTIIRIVVCRSEYDLETIKDMYLEKYDMSLKDAIKSECGGDFKRLLLAVCH, encoded by the exons ATGTCCGCTACCACATCTGGTAAATACGAGGATATCTCAACTATATACCTCAGTGATCTCAACACAGCGGGACAAATATCTGTAAAAATGGGAAACTGCCAA CCCACAATCATGCCATGCGAGGACTTTGATGTTGCGGCTGACATAAAGGCCTTACGCAAAGCCTGCAAAGGCTTGG GCACTGATGAACAGGTCATCATTGACGTACTTACTAACCGCTGTGCAGCCCAGCGCATGGAAATTAAACAGGCCTATTTTGACAAGTATGGGAAT GAGTTGGTGGATGTGCTGAAGAGTGAGCTGGGGGGGAACTTTGAGAATGCCGTCGTGGCCATGCTGGACCCTCCAGTCGTCTATGCAGTGAAGGAGCTCAGGAGGGCCATGAAGGGAGCAGGCACTGATGAGGACACTCTGGTGGAGATTCTGTGCACCGCCACAAACGCT GATATTCACATGTTAAAAGAATGCTACTTTCAGG TGCATGAACGAGACCTGGAATCAGATATCGAAGGGGACACTAGTGGAGATGTGAGAAACCTGCTCACTGCTCTTTTACAG GGCACCAGAGATGAGAGTTACGATGTGGATGAGGGTCTGGCTGAAGCAGATGCCACCGCCCTGTTTGAG GCTGGTGAGGGATGTTTTGGAACGGATGAATCCACGTTCAACTTTATCCTGGCCAAAAGAAACTATCTGCAACTTCAGGCCACCTTCAAGGTGTATGAGCAG CTCTCTGGAACGGAAATCCTGGATGCCATTGATAATGAGGTCTCTGGGACACTGAAGGGCTGCTACATCACACTTG TGAGGGTTGCTAAGAACCCTCAGCTGTATTTCGCCCGGCGACTGAATGAAGCCATGAAAGGAGCAGGCACTGATGAGGACACCATCATCCGCATCGTCGTATGCCGCTCTGAG TATGATCTGGAGACCATTAAAGACATGTACCTGGAGAAGTACGACATGTCCCTGAAGGATGCCATCAAATCTGAGTGTGGTGGGGACTTCAAACGTCTCCTGCTGGCTGTCtgccattga